The Arachis hypogaea cultivar Tifrunner chromosome 16, arahy.Tifrunner.gnm2.J5K5, whole genome shotgun sequence genome contains a region encoding:
- the LOC112755457 gene encoding protein RBL, which translates to MNTPIIDPLQGDFPEVIEEYLEHGCMKCIAFNRRGTLLAAGCNDGSCVVWDFETRGVAKELRDNECSSPITSVCWSKCGNRILVSAADKSLSLWDVLSGKRMTRIVLQQTSLQARLHPGSSMPSLCLACPLSCAPMIVDLNTGNTTSLKVSVSEISNGPNLPSRNKCSDGITSFTPTAACFSKYGSLVYVGNSKGEILVIDHKDGEVRAMVPISGGSVVKNIVFSRNGQYLLTNSNDRVIRIYENLLPLKEEVRALDDLNKNFNDLDGVEKLKAVGTKCLTLFREFQDSITKVHWKAPCFSGDGEWVVGGSASKGEHKIYIWDRAGHLVKILEGPKEALIDLAWHPVRPIVVSVSLNGIVYIWAKDYTENWSAFAPDFKELEENEEYVEREDEFDLIPETEKVKGSDVNEDEVVDIVTVEEDAAFSDSDMSQEELCFLPATPSRDVPEQDKCLESSSKLVDSTNTGSPLSEEAGPNGHMPNQASSPVEDDAGGARVKRKRKPSEKVLELQAEKIKKPSKPSKSSKPKGKSLVDQDNSNGFDGVELTDE; encoded by the exons ATGAACACGCCCATTATTG ATCCGTTGCAGGGAGACTTCCCCGAAGTGATTGAGGAGTATTTGGAGCATGGCTGTATGAAATGTATTGCCTTCAATCGCCGCGGTACCCTTCTTGCTG CTGGGTGCAATGATGGAAGTTGTGTTGTCTGGGATTTTGAAACCCGGGGAGTTGCTAAAGAGCTTCGGGATAATGAATGTTCTTCTCCCATAACCAGTGTCTGTTGGTCAAAGTGCGGTAATCGAATTCTTGTATCTGCTGCCGACAAATCGTTATCATTATGGGATGTTTTGAGCGGTAAAAGAATGACAAGAATAGTCTTGCAACAAACCTCTCTACAAGCCCGTCTTCATCCAGGTTCCTCTATGCCGTCTCTATGCTTAGCATGCCCTCTCTCGTGTGCTCCAATGATTGTTGATTTGAATACAGGCAACACAACTTCACTTAAAGTTTCTGTCTCAGAGATATCCAATGGACCAAACCTTCCATCGCGTAACAAGTGTTCTGATGGAATTACCTCCTTCACACCAACTGCTGCTTGCTTTAGTAAGTATGGCAGTCTGGTTTATGTGGGGAACTCAAAAGGGGAAATTCTTGTAATTGATCATAAAGATGGTGAAGTGCGTGCCATGGTTCCTATCTCTGGTGGTTCTGTAGTGAAGAACATTGTGTTCAGCAGGAATGGACAGTATCTACTTACAAACTCAAATGATCGAGTAATCAGGATCTATGAAAATCTTCTTCCCTTGAAAGAGGAAGTAAGGGCACTTGATGACCTTAATAAGAACTTCAACGATCTTGATGGAGTTGAGAAGTTGAAGGCTGTAGGAACAAAATGCTTAACTTTATTTCGGGAATTTCAAGATTCAATTACAAAGGTGCACTGGAAAGCGCCCTGTTTCAGTGGTGATGGTGAGTGGGTTGTCGGGGGTTCTGCTAGCAAAGGAGAACACAAGATTTACATTTGGGATAGGGCTGGGCATCTTGTGAAAATTCTTGAAGGGCCTAAGGAAGCTCTTATTGATTTAGCATGGCATCCTGTACGTCCTATTGTTGTATCTGTTTCTTTGAATGGAATAGTTTACATTTGGGCTAAAGATTATACTGAGAATTGGAGTGCATTTGCTCCCGATTTCAAAGAGCTTGAGGAAAACGAGGAGTATGTAGAGCGAGAAGATGAATTTGATTTGATTCCTGAAACCGAGAAG GTAAAAGGTTCTGATGTTAATGAAGATGAAGTTGTTGACATTGTAACggtggaggaagatgctgctttCAGCGACTCTGATATGTCTCAAGAAGAGTTATGTTTCTTGCCAGCAACTCCCAGTCGTGATGTTCCTGAACAAGATAAGTGTCTAGAAAGTTCTTCAAAGCTAGTGGACAGTACCAACACTGGATCCCCACTTTCAGAAGAAGCTGGGCCAAATGGACATATGCCGAATCAAGCCTCAAGTCCAGTTGAAG ATGATGCTGGTGGTGCACGTGTTAAAAGAAAACGGAAACCTTCTGAGAAGGTGTTGGAGTTACAggcagaaaaaataaagaaaccaTCAAAACCTAGCAAATCCTCTAAACCTAAAGGCAAATCTTTGGTTGATCAGGATAATAGTAATGGTTTTGACGGTGTTGAACTTACAGACGAATAA
- the LOC112755456 gene encoding tRNA-splicing endonuclease subunit Sen2-1 has product MVPRWKGKDAKAKKDAEAEALKEPMSNIISELQSSLVQSDAYGILSNKSVHYAAGAEQIVLLDKACFGRPVGTVEKDKVWFQLSLEEAFFLCYSMNCLKINGGNRIPRTNEDLWHYMKSRKETFPNFFKAYSHLRMKNWVVRSGFQYGVDFVVYRHHPSRVHSEYGVLVLSDGETVKDVNGRLRVWSDVHCATRLVGSVAKTLLVLYISKNGSRDDSPSCLADSPSCLANYTVEERTIARWSPEQCRESCR; this is encoded by the coding sequence ATGGTGCCAAGATGGAAAGGAAAAGATGCAAAAGCTAAAAAGGATGCAGAAGCTGAAGCACTTAAAGAACCAATGTCAAATATAATATCTGAACTTCAGTCCTCTCTAGTTCAATCAGATGCATATGGAATATTGTCCAACAAAAGTGTTCACTATGCAGCGGGAGCAGAACAAATTGTGTTGCTTGATAAAGCATGCTTTGGTAGACCAGTGGGAACGGTTGAAAAGGACAAAGTGTGGTTTCAATTAAGCTTGGAAGAAGCATTTTTCCTATGTTACTCTATGAATTGCTTGAAGATTAATGGTGGCAATCGGATTCCCCGAACCAATGAAGACCTATGGCATTACATGAAGTCCAGGAAAGAAACATTCCCAAATTTCTTCAAGGCTTATTCTCATCTTAGAATGAAAAATTGGGTTGTGAGGTCGGGCTTTCAGTACGGTGTTGACTTCGTTGTGTATCGTCATCATCCATCTCGTGTTCATTCAGAGTACGGTGTACTTGTTTTATCAGATGGGGAGACCGTGAAAGATGTAAATGGAAGATTGAGAGTATGGTCTGATGTTCATTGCGCAACGCGATTAGTTGGAAGTGTTGCAAAGACCTTGTTGGTCCTATACATCAGTAAAAATGGTAGCAGGGATGACTCACCATCATGCTTGGCTGACTCACCATCATGCTTGGCTAACTACACTGTCGAAGAGCGCACGATCGCCAGATGGAGTCCGGAACAATGTCGTGAAAGTTGCAGGTAG